A single genomic interval of Spirosoma linguale DSM 74 harbors:
- a CDS encoding TonB-dependent receptor plug (PFAM: TonB-dependent receptor plug~KEGG: hypothetical protein) produces the protein MGLRLLLFLFFFFLGFCSSAVAQQRLRLSIVVRDGITRKPISGASLFIAETKLGGRADSAGVISITHPPGVLTAYVSAVGYFRGRETVVLDFNKRVEYYLQPRSTDLDEVDVRAIRKDKNIKDVQMGQIQLSMPELKRMPVVLGEPDILKALSLQAGVTTAGEGAGGFNVRGGRADQNLVLVDGAPLFNTSHLLGFYTNINPDMVQDVSLSKGAFSAQYGGRVSSLLLMSTRNGNKDGWRVSGGVSPVSVRAVVDGPITKKLTLLAGGRIAFPNYLLQLFPTTSVKNSRAFFYDGNLKLTYTPDERNTISLSAYRSQDNFRFPGDTLYGWQSNVLTGRWSYLIRPNMQLNLAALYSGYYLNVDGVTPNLGFRFTSHIEQREGKADVFYTIAKKHKVQVGVNGILYGIQTGAIQPAGNLSSINPKQVNPERGRELGAYVNTEWELMPAVTLMAGLRYSAFAMLGPQTVYGYAENVPVSPETVTDSVLYRSGQVAQAYGGFEPRLALRVQLAKHTAIKASAGRTRQYLNLISNTTAITPLDFWKLSDRYQRPQIADQVSLGIFQNFLDNGLELSVEGYYKRLQNQIEYRYGADLILNPKLETALVQAAGKAYGVELGLSKTSGRLTGQLNYTYARSLIAVQTAFDALRINGGAYYPAYIDRPHTVNVQARWSMSHNWSFSSNFVYYTGVPATYPDGQYTYNGEPVQDYSRRNADRIPDYHRLDVAFSKDTRFNKAQKRYGIWTLGIYNLYAHKNPYSIYFTRFNQRTESYRLSVFGTMIPSIAYNFFF, from the coding sequence ATGGGATTACGGCTACTCCTGTTTCTCTTCTTTTTTTTCCTGGGCTTTTGCTCATCTGCTGTAGCCCAGCAGCGACTTCGGCTGAGTATTGTTGTTCGGGACGGCATCACCCGAAAGCCAATTTCCGGCGCCAGCTTATTTATTGCTGAAACAAAACTGGGAGGACGGGCCGATAGTGCCGGGGTTATTTCAATTACCCATCCACCGGGAGTACTCACGGCCTACGTGTCGGCAGTGGGCTATTTTCGCGGTCGTGAAACGGTCGTCCTTGATTTTAACAAACGAGTCGAGTATTACCTGCAACCCCGCTCAACGGATCTGGATGAGGTTGATGTACGCGCCATTCGCAAGGACAAAAACATCAAGGATGTGCAGATGGGACAGATTCAACTCAGTATGCCCGAGTTGAAACGGATGCCGGTTGTCCTGGGCGAACCGGATATTCTGAAAGCACTGTCCCTACAGGCCGGTGTTACAACGGCGGGCGAAGGAGCGGGGGGCTTTAATGTCCGGGGCGGACGGGCCGATCAGAACCTGGTACTGGTTGATGGAGCCCCCCTGTTCAACACATCGCACCTGCTGGGCTTCTACACAAACATTAATCCCGATATGGTGCAGGACGTGAGTCTAAGCAAAGGGGCTTTTTCGGCGCAGTACGGCGGTCGGGTATCCTCGTTGCTCCTCATGAGTACCCGAAATGGCAATAAAGATGGCTGGCGGGTGTCGGGTGGGGTGAGCCCGGTGAGTGTGCGGGCGGTGGTGGACGGACCAATTACAAAAAAGCTGACTTTACTCGCTGGCGGGCGCATTGCCTTCCCGAACTACCTGCTACAGTTATTTCCAACGACAAGCGTCAAAAACAGCCGGGCTTTCTTCTACGATGGCAATCTTAAACTAACGTATACACCCGACGAACGCAATACCATTTCGCTCTCGGCCTATCGGAGTCAGGATAACTTTCGATTTCCGGGTGACACCCTGTACGGCTGGCAATCGAATGTGCTGACGGGCCGCTGGAGTTACTTGATTCGACCCAATATGCAGCTCAATCTGGCCGCTTTGTATAGCGGTTATTACCTCAACGTTGACGGCGTAACGCCTAATCTGGGTTTCCGCTTCACCTCGCATATCGAGCAGCGGGAAGGGAAAGCGGATGTCTTTTATACGATTGCAAAGAAGCATAAAGTTCAGGTCGGTGTCAACGGCATTCTGTACGGTATCCAGACGGGGGCAATTCAGCCAGCGGGCAATCTGTCCAGTATTAATCCCAAACAGGTGAACCCCGAACGGGGGCGTGAGCTGGGGGCTTACGTGAATACCGAGTGGGAGTTGATGCCCGCCGTGACTCTGATGGCTGGGCTTCGCTATTCGGCCTTTGCCATGCTGGGGCCCCAAACGGTTTACGGTTATGCGGAGAATGTGCCCGTCTCTCCGGAAACCGTAACCGACTCGGTGCTCTACCGTTCGGGTCAGGTGGCGCAGGCGTATGGCGGTTTTGAGCCCCGGCTGGCCCTGCGCGTGCAACTGGCTAAACATACGGCCATCAAAGCCAGTGCCGGTCGGACGCGCCAGTATCTGAACCTTATCTCCAATACAACCGCCATTACACCCCTCGATTTCTGGAAACTGAGCGACCGCTACCAGCGCCCTCAGATTGCCGACCAGGTATCGCTGGGGATATTTCAGAACTTTCTGGATAACGGGCTCGAGCTAAGTGTGGAAGGGTATTACAAACGGCTTCAGAATCAGATCGAATACCGATACGGAGCTGACCTCATCCTTAATCCGAAACTCGAAACAGCCCTGGTGCAGGCCGCCGGAAAAGCCTACGGAGTTGAACTGGGCCTGAGCAAAACCAGCGGACGACTGACCGGACAGCTTAACTATACGTACGCCCGCTCGCTGATTGCGGTGCAAACGGCGTTCGATGCCCTCCGCATCAATGGTGGTGCGTATTATCCTGCCTACATCGACCGGCCCCATACGGTCAATGTGCAGGCCCGCTGGTCGATGTCGCACAACTGGTCGTTTTCGAGCAATTTTGTTTATTATACCGGTGTACCGGCCACCTATCCCGACGGGCAGTATACGTATAACGGTGAGCCGGTACAGGACTATTCCCGCCGGAATGCTGACCGGATTCCCGATTACCACCGGCTGGACGTTGCCTTCTCCAAAGATACCCGCTTCAATAAAGCGCAAAAGCGGTACGGAATCTGGACGCTGGGTATCTACAACCTGTACGCGCACAAGAATCCGTACTCCATTTATTTTACCCGGTTTAACCAGCGCACCGAATCGTACCGGCTGTCGGTATTTGGTACGATGATCCCATCCATCGCTTACAACTTCTTCTTTTAG
- a CDS encoding Lytic transglycosylase catalytic (PFAM: Lytic transglycosylase catalytic~KEGG: dat:HRM2_18830 predicted membrane-bound peptidoglycan-binding family protein), which produces MRMVVLMLSGLLLNIPISAQKKASTAKNRPNLSSAHKRSLSGPGRLHFCGEVVPTEQGNVSAKLAFAMASSSGYARRLNALKARSAPFFSVIEPILERYGIPDDFKYLPLIESAWQANAVSSAGAVGYWQFMDDTAQDMGLSIAPGHDERTNLLKSTEAACKYINFLYRKLGSWTLVAAAYNGGVGMVQRKITKVGHRDYYTMAMNPETGYYLYRILAMKQLFTNPSYGIDAVGLMLASGGNAYEQEREQARRMGWLQDQEPAVSGIPVESLSGPDALLNDQVPTGRHEVVVMDSLLSKLLKNTPSSPSAVVGDVAARLVQAGQVKVGQSWSFALTETVQIDESTLKAGDMLYAIIDDIDTYGNLFFRATKAISAQTKTTIPLTLIALNPATGLAGIPRPKVVKPGWVVQWKL; this is translated from the coding sequence ATGCGCATGGTCGTACTGATGTTAAGTGGTTTACTGCTGAACATCCCTATCTCGGCGCAAAAAAAGGCGAGTACGGCAAAGAACAGGCCCAATCTTTCTTCTGCTCATAAACGTTCGTTAAGCGGACCGGGACGTCTGCACTTCTGCGGTGAAGTCGTACCAACTGAACAGGGTAACGTTTCGGCCAAGCTGGCCTTTGCCATGGCGAGCAGTTCGGGATATGCCCGTCGCCTGAATGCCCTGAAGGCCCGTTCGGCTCCTTTCTTCTCCGTTATCGAGCCTATTCTTGAGCGGTACGGTATCCCGGATGATTTTAAGTACCTGCCCCTGATCGAGAGTGCCTGGCAGGCCAACGCCGTATCCTCGGCCGGAGCGGTTGGCTACTGGCAGTTTATGGACGATACCGCACAGGATATGGGGCTGTCGATTGCCCCCGGCCATGATGAACGCACCAACCTCCTCAAATCAACCGAAGCCGCCTGCAAATACATCAATTTCCTGTACCGCAAATTAGGGTCATGGACGCTTGTGGCCGCAGCCTACAATGGGGGCGTGGGCATGGTTCAACGGAAAATCACCAAAGTGGGCCATCGCGATTATTATACCATGGCCATGAATCCCGAAACCGGCTATTATCTCTACCGTATTCTGGCCATGAAACAGCTATTCACGAATCCCTCCTATGGGATCGACGCGGTGGGCCTGATGCTGGCATCGGGTGGTAACGCCTACGAACAGGAGCGCGAACAGGCCCGGCGAATGGGCTGGCTTCAGGACCAGGAACCAGCAGTGAGCGGGATTCCGGTCGAGTCGTTGTCGGGTCCGGATGCTTTGCTAAACGATCAGGTACCAACGGGCCGACATGAAGTGGTGGTTATGGACAGTTTGTTAAGCAAACTACTTAAAAACACGCCCAGTAGCCCCTCTGCCGTTGTTGGCGATGTAGCTGCGCGTCTGGTACAGGCGGGTCAGGTGAAAGTAGGCCAAAGCTGGTCATTTGCACTCACCGAGACGGTCCAGATCGACGAAAGTACGCTCAAGGCGGGCGATATGCTTTACGCTATTATCGATGATATTGATACCTACGGCAATCTTTTCTTTCGGGCGACCAAAGCCATCTCGGCACAAACCAAAACGACTATTCCGCTTACACTCATCGCGCTGAACCCGGCAACCGGTTTAGCCGGTATTCCGCGCCCCAAAGTGGTAAAACCTGGCTGGGTAGTGCAATGGAAACTTTAA
- a CDS encoding Lytic transglycosylase catalytic (PFAM: Lytic transglycosylase catalytic~KEGG: dal:Dalk_2510 lytic transglycosylase catalytic), giving the protein MLPPVYFCGESVPVHEELVARRLVSALVRNTSEDQAFLRIRQRAAVFFPVIEPILLLHSIPMDFKYLPLVESALQGFAVSPKGAAGYWQFMPATARELGLNVERGVDERKHLIKSTHAACRYLRYLYNRLGSWTLAAAAYNNGIGALLSNIRRQQQRDYYYLRLNAETGKYLYRILAFKELFTNYCSYQHLIPEWMLANLTSPLNTLTDDEAAEDEILIPEFVLNEATQEAIDTPIGDPLSPTKGRSIDIPLPNAADVFRGGIKAKLTEPSGLERGQVWVFHLTRDGIAGGHDVEEGDILYAVIEDIDPKTNKVYLRSDKLYSTSERQTYSLALSAVDASTGRIGINLSDLSRLKSGWILTWKSL; this is encoded by the coding sequence ATGCTGCCCCCCGTTTATTTCTGCGGTGAGTCGGTACCTGTGCATGAAGAATTGGTAGCGCGTCGACTGGTCTCGGCATTGGTGCGCAACACGTCAGAAGACCAGGCCTTTTTACGCATACGCCAGCGGGCCGCAGTTTTCTTCCCGGTCATTGAGCCTATCCTGTTGTTGCACAGTATTCCCATGGATTTTAAATACCTACCGCTCGTTGAGAGCGCACTACAAGGGTTTGCGGTGTCGCCCAAAGGAGCAGCAGGGTATTGGCAATTTATGCCCGCTACCGCCCGCGAACTGGGCCTGAATGTAGAACGCGGTGTTGATGAACGAAAGCATCTGATAAAATCGACCCATGCCGCCTGCCGGTATTTGCGGTACCTGTATAATCGACTAGGCTCCTGGACACTGGCCGCTGCCGCTTACAACAATGGTATAGGTGCTCTTCTGAGCAATATCCGCCGGCAGCAGCAGCGCGATTACTACTACCTGCGCTTGAATGCCGAAACGGGCAAATACCTGTATCGCATTCTGGCGTTCAAAGAGCTATTTACCAACTATTGCTCCTACCAGCACCTTATCCCGGAGTGGATGCTGGCCAACTTAACCAGTCCGCTGAACACACTAACCGACGACGAAGCCGCTGAGGATGAAATACTGATTCCCGAATTTGTTCTGAATGAAGCAACGCAGGAGGCAATCGATACGCCCATCGGCGATCCGCTGAGCCCGACAAAAGGGCGATCTATAGACATTCCCCTACCCAATGCCGCCGATGTGTTTCGGGGTGGTATCAAGGCAAAGCTGACTGAGCCATCTGGTTTAGAACGTGGTCAGGTATGGGTGTTCCACCTCACACGCGATGGGATAGCGGGTGGGCATGACGTTGAGGAAGGCGATATTTTGTATGCTGTTATTGAAGACATCGACCCCAAAACCAACAAGGTTTACCTTCGCTCCGACAAACTCTATTCAACCAGCGAGCGACAAACCTATTCACTTGCTTTATCGGCCGTAGATGCCTCCACTGGCCGAATCGGCATTAACCTATCCGATCTTAGTCGGCTAAAGTCGGGTTGGATATTAACCTGGAAGTCGCTTTAA
- a CDS encoding Lytic transglycosylase catalytic (PFAM: Lytic transglycosylase catalytic~KEGG: dal:Dalk_2510 lytic transglycosylase catalytic) has product MAAIKPGIGMSALALPNFGADTSRSLLSSGGLNNPELLVVDSTKRVFPIYFCGEEVPVDEPRVSRRWLQTLRLYGAQQDFLMDLRSRASTFFPIIDPILRKYKIPRDFRFMPLAESALDNSSVSYKGASGYWQLMPGTARELGLTVNSTVDERYNLQKATVAVCRHLHQLYRELGSWTLVAAAYNGGITHVRNKMEQQGQSNYFRLRLHRETSHYLFRILAFKELLSNPRQYALLVSGATIAELVKPLPSWHKPLALPKKVKDAPTIELVDEEFMNTWGPRPNTALTQAPSDAQQFIAQAVAAKSLPNTDLEQQGKHLPIKKLMMGLMVLRFRRPRLLDRKKGEGIRPLHFWDWL; this is encoded by the coding sequence ATGGCCGCTATAAAACCGGGCATCGGTATGTCGGCCCTTGCGCTCCCCAACTTCGGGGCCGACACGAGCCGGTCACTGTTGTCATCAGGTGGTCTGAATAACCCCGAACTACTTGTCGTAGACTCGACAAAGCGCGTATTTCCAATCTACTTTTGCGGGGAAGAGGTTCCGGTCGATGAACCCCGCGTATCGCGCCGGTGGCTGCAAACCCTTCGTCTGTACGGTGCCCAGCAGGACTTTCTGATGGACCTTCGGTCGAGGGCGTCTACGTTCTTCCCCATCATTGACCCTATTCTTCGTAAGTATAAAATCCCCCGCGATTTCCGGTTTATGCCTCTGGCGGAAAGTGCGCTCGACAACAGCAGTGTCTCCTATAAAGGGGCATCGGGCTATTGGCAGCTCATGCCGGGAACAGCCCGCGAACTGGGATTAACGGTAAATAGTACGGTGGATGAACGATACAACCTGCAAAAAGCAACGGTTGCCGTTTGTCGGCATCTTCACCAATTGTACCGGGAGTTAGGTTCCTGGACGCTGGTTGCAGCCGCTTATAACGGAGGAATCACCCACGTTCGAAACAAAATGGAGCAGCAGGGCCAGTCCAACTACTTCCGGCTCCGGCTGCATCGGGAAACGAGCCATTACCTGTTCAGAATTCTGGCGTTTAAAGAACTGCTCAGTAACCCGCGCCAGTACGCTTTGCTGGTTAGCGGAGCAACCATCGCCGAACTTGTCAAGCCATTACCGAGCTGGCATAAGCCACTTGCCTTACCGAAGAAAGTAAAAGACGCGCCAACAATCGAACTGGTCGATGAGGAGTTCATGAACACCTGGGGCCCGCGCCCTAATACGGCGCTAACGCAGGCTCCATCCGATGCACAACAGTTTATTGCCCAGGCCGTTGCGGCAAAGAGTCTGCCAAACACCGATCTTGAACAGCAGGGAAAGCACTTACCCATAAAAAAGTTGATGATGGGGCTGATGGTGCTCCGGTTCCGCCGACCACGTCTCCTGGACAGGAAGAAAGGTGAGGGCATTCGTCCCTTACATTTCTGGGACTGGTTGTAG